The Scomber japonicus isolate fScoJap1 chromosome 13, fScoJap1.pri, whole genome shotgun sequence genome includes a window with the following:
- the LOC128370932 gene encoding odorant receptor 131-2-like, with translation MNNATEVIQVIPFQKAVRALLSMLPCVFFLYINGVMLFALLKKPLLLETSRYVLFGHLLFTESVQLLVTMLLYLFAFTMVRMVSYVCVTVSLLAGITVKMSPLNLAVMSLERYVAICFPLRHVDIVTTRKTSIAIAVMWTVASLDSLTQMFLFISLESTGFTLQTFCTKKSVFRLKIFTTVNNAFTIVYFVLVGMIIIYTYIAIMFAVKSASGNVRNASRACRTVLLHLLQLCLCLTSTLFNIINSNNMLPPHIQYAFFLGLIVLPKCLSPLIYGLREHALRHVLKYYFTFGIKTTIRPYPKS, from the coding sequence ATGAATAATGCAACAGAAGTGATCCAGGTGATACCATTTCAGAAGGCTGTCAGAGCTCTGCTGTCTATGCTGCCATGTGTCTTCTTCCTCTACATAAACGGAGTCATGCTGTTTGCCTTGCTGAAGAAGCCCCTCTTGCTGGAGACCTCTCGCTATGTCCTCTTCGGTCATTTACTCTTCACAGAGTCTGTCCAGCTTCTAGTGACTATGTTGCTGTACCTCTTTGCTTTTACTATGGTCAGAATGGTCAgttatgtttgtgtgactgtCTCACTGCTTGCAGGCATCACTGTCAAAATGTCACCCCTCAACCTGGCTGTGATGTCTTTGGAGAGGTATGTTGCCATTTGTTTCCCACTGAGGCACGTTGACATTGTCACCACCAGGAAGACGAGCATAGCCATTGCTGTGATGTGGACAGTGGCCTCTTTGGACTCACTCACCCAGATGTTTCTATTCATAAGTCTTGAGAGCACAGGTTTCACTCTGCAAACCTTTTGCaccaaaaaaagtgttttccgGCTAAAGATTTTTACAACTGTAAACAATGCCTTCAccattgtgtattttgtgttggTGGGCATGATTATCATCTATACATACATTGCTATCATGTTTGCTGTAAAGTCAGCCTCAGGAAATGTTCGCAATGCCAGTAGGGCCTGCAGGACAGTGCTGTTACATTTGCTTCAGCTGTGCCTTTGTCTCACCTCCACTCTGTTTAATATAATTAACTCCAATAACATGTTGCCCCCTCATATTCAGTATGCCTTCTTTTTAGGTCTTATCGTCCTCCCAAAGTGTTTGAGCCCGCTCATATACGGCCTCAGAGAGCACGCCCTCAGACATGTCTTAAAATACTATTTCACCTTTGGCATCAAAACAACTATCAGGCCATATCCAAAGTCTTGA